DNA sequence from the Thermoanaerobacterales bacterium genome:
ATCATCCCCTGTACGAGCATCATGTCCTGCAGCGCCCTCGCCGTCAGTTCCTGCCCCCCGAAACGGGAGCCCCCTGTTGTAACAGCGGCGCCCACGACATTGTACAACGCGAATTCCTTACGCAGCTTGCGGGTTTTGTCCCAGAAAGCCTTCAGGGGCCCGGAAACGGTGCCGAAATAGACCGGGCTGCCCAGGATAACGGCGTCGGCCCGCCGCAGAGCGTTAAACATCTCGGCCAGCAGGCTCCCCTCGTAGCAGGTCCCTTTGCACGGGGTCGAGCAGTGCAGGCAGAAGGGGTGCTTGGTGGCACTCACACCCTCGGCC
Encoded proteins:
- a CDS encoding flavodoxin family protein — its product is MLLVAINGSPRKRGSTAYLLKVAAEEAAQMGVETVTLHAAEGVSATKHPFCLHCSTPCKGTCYEGSLLAEMFNALRRADAVILGSPVYFGTVSGPLKAFWDKTRKLRKEFALYNVVGAAVTTGGSRFGGQELTARALQDMMLVQGMIIVGDGYTGTDAGHFGACGQAPAKSDPEAVKRTRILVHRVVEVARATEALRLEGRASQR